The following are encoded in a window of Amycolatopsis lexingtonensis genomic DNA:
- a CDS encoding metallophosphoesterase, whose product MSTLSNTSTSGATAKRLAAGTVALGVATLGYAVGIERRHWTLRTAELPVLAPGSRPFTILHVSDLHMLPGHRSKQRWVAALDELNPDLVVNTGDNLSHRTAVPSVLRALGPLLDRPGVFVFGSNDYYAPKPKNPARYLMPKGKKKRIHGVQLPWRDLRAAFVEHGWTDLTHVRRTIDVGGQAVFAAGVDDPHLRRDRYPDIAGPADSGAAVRIGVTHSPEPRVLDTFATDGYDLVLAGHTHGGQLRLPGYGAIVTNCDLDRSRARGASRWGAHMWLHVSAGLGTSPWAPARFACPPEASLLTLVPRGSEPAKPRKLAPRKARNTVR is encoded by the coding sequence GTGAGCACGCTCAGTAACACAAGCACGTCGGGGGCGACCGCGAAGCGCCTCGCCGCGGGGACGGTGGCGCTCGGCGTCGCGACCCTCGGTTACGCCGTCGGCATCGAACGGCGCCACTGGACCCTGCGCACCGCCGAGCTCCCGGTGCTGGCGCCCGGGTCCCGGCCCTTCACGATCCTGCACGTTTCGGACCTGCACATGCTGCCGGGCCACCGCAGCAAGCAGCGCTGGGTCGCCGCGCTCGACGAGCTGAACCCGGACCTCGTCGTCAACACCGGCGACAACCTCTCGCACCGGACGGCCGTCCCGTCCGTGCTGCGCGCGCTGGGCCCGCTGCTCGACCGGCCGGGGGTGTTCGTCTTCGGCAGCAACGACTACTACGCGCCCAAGCCGAAGAACCCGGCCCGGTACCTGATGCCGAAGGGCAAGAAGAAGCGCATCCACGGCGTCCAGCTGCCCTGGCGCGACCTGCGCGCGGCGTTCGTCGAGCACGGCTGGACCGACCTGACGCACGTCCGCCGCACGATCGACGTCGGCGGGCAGGCGGTGTTCGCGGCCGGCGTCGACGACCCGCACCTGCGCCGCGACCGCTACCCCGACATCGCGGGCCCGGCCGACAGCGGCGCGGCCGTCCGCATCGGCGTGACGCACTCGCCGGAGCCGCGGGTCCTCGACACGTTCGCCACGGACGGTTACGACCTGGTGCTGGCGGGCCACACGCACGGCGGCCAGCTGCGGCTCCCGGGTTACGGCGCCATCGTCACCAACTGTGACCTGGATCGCAGCCGCGCACGCGGTGCTTCGCGGTGGGGCGCGCACATGTGGCTGCACGTCTCGGCCGGCTTGGGGACGTCGCCGTGGGCGCCGGCCCGGTTCGCCTGCCCGCCGGAGGCCAGCCTGTTGACGCTGGTCCCGCGTGGTTCGGAGCCCGCGAAGCCGCGAAAGCTGGCCCCGCGGAAAGCGCGAAACACCGTCCGCTAG